The following proteins are encoded in a genomic region of Populus trichocarpa isolate Nisqually-1 chromosome 13, P.trichocarpa_v4.1, whole genome shotgun sequence:
- the LOC7473873 gene encoding tropinone reductase homolog At2g29290 isoform X2, whose translation MEKRWSLQGMTALVTGGTKGIGYAVVDELAALGAIVHTCARNQDQLNERIREWNEKGFKVTGSVCDVSSDAEREKLMEEVSSRFDGKLNILVNNAGTNIYKATLDYTAEDFTSLMNTNLQSAFHLSQLAHPLLKASGAGKIVFMSSIGSVVSVNPQYPLYSASKGAMNQLTRNLACEWAKDNIRVNGVAPWFVRTPLTAHSLDDESIAKEVFSRTPMRRVGEPGEVSSVVAFLCLPAPGFLTGQIICVDGGMSVNGFSMG comes from the exons ATGGAGAAGAGATGGTCTCTCCAAGGAATGACGGCTCTTGTCACTGGTGGAACCAAAGGGATTGG TTATGCTGTTGTGGATGAGTTGGCAGCGCTAGGGGCAATCGTGCATACATGTGCGAGGAACCAAGACCAGCTCAATGAACGCATCCGTGAATGGAATGAGAAGGGTTTTAAAGTTACTGGTTCAGTCTGTGATGTATCCTCTGATGCTGAAAGAGAGAAGCTGATGGAGGAGGTTTCCTCTCGCTTTGATGGTAAACTTAATATCCTT GTAAACAATGCTGGgacaaacatatataaagcGACCTTAGATTACACAGCTGAGGATTTCACATCTCTCATGAACACAAACCTTCAATCTGCTTTCCATTTGTCCCAACTTGCACATCCCCTTTTGAAAGCTTCAGGGGCTGGAAAGATTGTCTTCATGTCTTCCATTGGTAGTGTGGTATCTGTAAACCCTCAGTATCCTTTGTATTCAGCTTCTAAAG GTGCAATGAACCAACTTACAAGGAATTTGGCGTGCGAATGGGCTAAGGACAATATAAGGGTTAACGGAGTTGCGCCCTGGTTCGTCCGAACTCCACTCACAGCACAT AGTCTGGATGATGAGAGCATTGCGAAGGAGGTTTTCAGTCGAACCCCCATGAGACGCGTTGGGGAACCAGGGGAGGTCTCTTCTGTTGTCGCATTTCTATGCTTGCCTGCACCAGGTTTCTTAACAGGACAAATCATATGCGTAGATGGAGGGATGTCAGTGAATGGCTTTTCCATGGGTTGA
- the LOC7473873 gene encoding tropinone reductase homolog At2g29290 isoform X1, with amino-acid sequence MSLESSSRDKRWGLQGMTALVTGGTKGLGYAIVEELAALGAIVHTCARNQDQINERVREWKEKGFKVTGSVCDVSSNAEREKLMKEVSSLFDGKLNILVNNAGTNIYKATLDYTAEDFTSLMNTNLQSAFHLSQLAHPLLKASGAGKIVFMSSIISVVSMNPQYPLYSASKGAMNQLTRNLACEWAKDNIRVNAVAPWFIRTPLTAHSLDDESIVKEVFNRTPMRRVGEPGEVSSVVAFLCLPAPGFLTGQIICVDGGMSVNGFSMG; translated from the exons atgTCTCTAGAGAGCAGTAGCAGGGATAAGAGATGGGGTCTCCAAGGAATGACAGCCCTTGTCACCGGTGGAACCAAAGGGCTCGG TTATGCTATCGTGGAAGAGTTAGCAGCGCTAGGGGCAATTGTTCATACATGTGCGAGGAACCAAGACCAGATCAATGAACGCGTTAGGGAATGGAAGGAGAAGGGTTTCAAAGTTACTGGTTCAGTCTGTGATGTATCCTCTAATGCTGAAAGAGAGAAGCTGATGAAGGAGGTTTCCTCTCTGTTTGATGGGAAGCTTAATAtcctt GTAAACAATGCTGGgacaaacatatataaagcGACCTTAGATTACACAGCTGAGGATTTCACATCTCTCATGAACACAAACCTTCAATCTGCTTTCCATTTGTCCCAACTTGCACATCCCCTTTTGAAAGCTTCAGGGGCTGGAAAGATTGTCTTCATGTCTTCCATTATTAGTGTGGTATCTATGAACCCTCAGTATCCTTTGTATTCAGCTTCTAAAG GTGCAATGAACCAACTTACAAGGAATTTGGCGTGCGAATGGGCTAAGGACAATATAAGGGTTAACGCAGTTGCACCCTGGTTCATCCGAACTCCACTCACAGCACAT AGTCTGGATGATGAGAGCATTGTGAAGGAGGTTTTCAATCGAACCCCCATGAGACGCGTTGGGGAACCAGGAGAGGTCTCTTCTGTTGTCGCATTTCTATGCTTGCCTGCACCAG GTTTCTTAACAGGACAAATCATATGCGTAGATGGAGGGATGTCAGTGAATGGCTTTTCCATGGGTTGA